GGTCGCGGTCGTGCCCGAGCACCCGGACGCCGAGGCGGGCCAGGTCGCGGGCGAGGGAGCCGCCGACCAGCCCCAGGCCGAGCACGGCGGCGGTGTCCGGCGGCGAGCCGCTCACTCCGCTTCCACCTGGGCGCGCCGCGACAGCCCGATCAGATGCCAGAAGAGGGTGCGCATCTCCTCGTCCACGAGCCCCGCCTCGCGGGCGAGGGCGCCCGCGGCCCGGACGACCGCCGCCTCACGCGCGGGGTCCAGCGTCGGAAGGCCGGCGGCGCGTTTCGCCCTCCCCACC
The genomic region above belongs to Longimicrobiaceae bacterium and contains:
- a CDS encoding chorismate mutase, with the translated sequence MSPAASNDSGGPDLPRLREEIGRIDREIIALVAERVRLAREVGRAKRAAGLPTLDPAREAAVVRAAGALAREAGLVDEEMRTLFWHLIGLSRRAQVEAE